In Papaver somniferum cultivar HN1 chromosome 1, ASM357369v1, whole genome shotgun sequence, a genomic segment contains:
- the LOC113346805 gene encoding blue copper protein-like, protein MNYQVWVFKTAMKLSILLSLFIYASSATNYTVGGELGWDLDSHIQTWSSSRNFSVGDTLVFVYTPVHNVLEVDEVGYNACASDDPISVADDGNTTVTLDSFGTRYSFVELMVIAALD, encoded by the exons ATGAATTACCAAGTATGGGTTTTTAAGACTGCTATGAAGTTATCGATCCTGTTATCGCTTTTTATTTATGCTTCATCTGCTACTAATTACACTGTTGGTGGCGAACTGGGATGGGATTTGGATTCTCATATCCAAACTTGGAGCTCTTCACGTAACTTTAGTGTAGGAGATACACTAG TGTTCGTGTATACACCTGTTCACAATGTGCTGGAAGTGGACGAAGTTGGATACAACGCTTGTGCCTCAGACGACCCGATCAGTGTAGCAGATGATGGTAATACTACTGTCACTCTTGACAGTTTCGGTACTAGATATTCATTTGTGGAACTTATGGTCATTGCGGCGCTGGATTAA
- the LOC113346719 gene encoding uncharacterized protein LOC113346719, which produces MDDQPLANQLLTKDSSSHYLTEETWEEKDDAKKWARERGKLIRCIIVCNGTTKYSAFQMVCECSGKHKSHAKKDTLQAAKTKRKNTTFSKKTGCPFKLQFKRNKANKWFLEKVVCGSHNHPIPESLLLHAYVGRFTKEEENIV; this is translated from the coding sequence ATGGATGACCAACCTTTAGCAAATCAACTTCTCACCAAAGATTCTAGCTctcactatttaaccgaggagacatgggaGGAGAAAGACGATGCAAAGAAGTGGGCTAGAGAACGAGGCAAGTTGATTAGgtgtatcatagtttgtaatggtaCCACTAAATATAgtgcctttcaaatggtttgcgagtgtagtggaaaaCATAAAAGTCACGCAAAAAAGGATACCTTGCAAGCAGCaaagacaaagaggaagaatactaCTTTCAGTAAGAAGACAGgatgccccttcaagcttcaGTTTAAAAGGAACAAGGCAAACaagtggtttttggagaaagttgtatgtggtagtcataaccaccctataccCGAGAGTTTGCTATTACACGCTTATGTTGGACGCTTtaccaaagaagaagagaatatcgTATAA
- the LOC113346879 gene encoding 1-aminocyclopropane-1-carboxylate oxidase homolog 1-like, with the protein MAQYQYGKSALYDRENGLQVLHQNQWVEVPPVPGALIVNIGDLLQLLSNDRLKSVEHIANLENPGVSVACFFHGTRLKQSSRKYGPIKELLSESDRPKYRETTIHDILHTFKQKGSTENLP; encoded by the exons ATGGCACAATATCAGTATGGAAAATCTGCTCTTTACGATCGCGAGAA TGGTCTTCAAGTACTTCATCAAAATCAATGGGTTGAAGTCCCTCCGGTACCCGGTGCTCTTATCGTGAACATCGGTGATCTTTTACAG CTTTTATCCAATGATCGTCTTAAGAGTGTGGAGCATATAGCAAACCTTGAGAATCCTGGAGTATCAGTTGCGTGCTTTTTTCATGGTACCCGTCTTAAACAATCATCAAGGAAGTATGGACCGATCAAGGAGTTGTTGTCGGAATCTGATCGTCCTAAATATAGAGAAACAACAATACACGATATATTACACACTTTCAAGCAAAAGGGCTCGACGGAAAATCTGCCCTAG